One window of the Pleurocapsa minor HA4230-MV1 genome contains the following:
- a CDS encoding type II toxin-antitoxin system VapC family toxin — MYLLDTNICIAIIDRHPQALNKFTRQSYLCYIPTIVHAELYKGAYCSQQVEQNLGILDSFTDLLEIIDFDQNAALEFGKIQAGLRRQGRPTGELDALIAAVARSRQDILVTNNTRHFINIEGLQLEDWLNS; from the coding sequence GTGTATTTACTAGATACGAATATTTGTATTGCTATTATCGATCGCCATCCTCAAGCTCTAAACAAGTTTACTCGACAATCTTATCTATGCTACATCCCAACTATCGTACATGCTGAACTCTACAAGGGCGCATATTGTTCGCAACAAGTAGAGCAAAACCTAGGGATTTTAGATTCGTTTACCGATTTATTAGAAATCATTGACTTTGACCAAAATGCAGCTTTAGAATTTGGCAAAATTCAAGCAGGATTGAGACGGCAAGGTAGACCAACGGGAGAATTAGATGCTTTGATTGCAGCAGTTGCCCGTTCTCGACAAGATATTTTAGTTACTAATAATACTCGTCATTTTATTAACATCGAAGGCTTGCAACTAGAAGATTGGTTAAATTCTTGA
- a CDS encoding helix-turn-helix domain-containing protein, translating into MAVLDRQRKTPIPTEADIELSTQSSRVLASLINSHSHTQKITVESESGKQESLLIPAVAYELLIDILSQISQGNAVTLVPVQAELSTQQAANLLNVSRPYLIKLLKSEEIPHRKVGKHRRILAQDLYQYKADIDAKRSQSLDKLTALSEELDLYEDD; encoded by the coding sequence ATGGCAGTACTAGATAGACAAAGAAAAACACCTATACCAACGGAGGCAGATATAGAGCTATCTACACAGAGTAGTCGCGTCTTAGCCTCACTGATTAATTCTCACAGTCACACTCAAAAAATCACGGTTGAGTCAGAAAGTGGAAAACAAGAATCGCTCTTAATTCCCGCTGTCGCCTATGAGCTTTTAATTGATATCCTGTCTCAAATATCTCAAGGTAATGCAGTTACTTTAGTTCCAGTCCAAGCTGAGTTAAGCACCCAACAGGCAGCAAACCTGCTCAATGTTTCCAGACCATACTTAATCAAGTTATTGAAATCTGAAGAAATACCCCATCGCAAAGTAGGAAAGCATAGACGGATTCTGGCTCAAGATTTGTACCAATACAAAGCAGATATTGACGCGAAGAGAAGTCAGTCATTGGATAAACTTACAGCTTTGAGCGAGGAATTAGATTTATACGAAGATGATTAA